In the Pseudomonas sp. ADAK2 genome, one interval contains:
- a CDS encoding BRO-N domain-containing protein — MVKITPNPPIPFIPQTFIRHHIQLRALLLHAEAWFCARDIGRLMGVEINGRYALKLDADQRRMMCLSGSDALLETLMLSESGVYAMLVYHYCPENRHLRRWLTHHVVPMLRDGGGVASNQAPSLRLMEWAGGTLSLLHWRTEPWVRLKDMPCLLGAGYSGVRGF; from the coding sequence ATCCGCCATCACATCCAATTGCGAGCCCTTTTGCTGCACGCAGAAGCCTGGTTCTGCGCCCGGGATATCGGCCGGTTAATGGGCGTAGAAATAAACGGCCGTTACGCACTCAAGCTCGACGCCGATCAACGCCGGATGATGTGTTTATCCGGAAGCGACGCCCTCCTGGAAACGCTGATGCTGAGCGAATCCGGCGTATACGCGATGCTGGTCTATCACTACTGCCCGGAGAACCGGCATCTGCGGCGTTGGCTGACCCATCACGTAGTGCCGATGCTGCGGGACGGTGGTGGGGTGGCTTCGAATCAGGCGCCGAGTTTGCGCTTGATGGAATGGGCAGGAGGCACGTTGAGCCTGTTGCATTGGCGGACGGAACCCTGGGTTCGTTTAAAAGATATGCCGTGTTTGTTGGGCGCCGGATATAGCGGCGTTCGCGGATTCTGA
- a CDS encoding Lrp/AsnC family transcriptional regulator yields MDKYDRMLLSALLENGRASYAELARKVNLSAPAVAERVAKLEASGVITGYQAKVDMSKIGLPIQCVIELRLNQHGNQKTYDDLIKIPQLTECHRVTGDPCVIMQAAVGSMPELEELINRIAKFGFSKTSIVLSSAIEKRVPLGQLEGNGK; encoded by the coding sequence ATGGACAAGTACGACCGCATGCTCCTCAGCGCCCTGTTGGAAAACGGTCGCGCGTCCTACGCCGAACTGGCGCGCAAAGTGAACCTGTCCGCCCCGGCCGTGGCCGAGCGCGTGGCCAAGCTTGAGGCGTCCGGGGTGATTACCGGTTACCAGGCGAAAGTCGATATGTCGAAAATCGGCCTGCCGATCCAGTGCGTCATCGAACTGCGCCTGAACCAGCACGGTAACCAGAAGACTTACGACGACCTGATCAAAATCCCGCAATTGACCGAGTGCCATCGAGTGACCGGTGATCCGTGCGTGATCATGCAGGCGGCGGTGGGGTCGATGCCGGAGTTGGAAGAGTTGATCAATCGCATTGCCAAGTTTGGCTTCAGCAAGACGTCGATTGTGTTGTCGAGTGCGATAGAAAAGCGGGTGCCGTTGGGGCAGTTGGAAGGGAACGGCAAATAG